The following is a genomic window from Peromyscus maniculatus bairdii isolate BWxNUB_F1_BW_parent chromosome 22, HU_Pman_BW_mat_3.1, whole genome shotgun sequence.
ATCAGAAGTTGCTCTGAAACCTACAGAGCAACCGCAAAGCTCTGCTATTTCCTTgacaaaaatagttttgtttgtaTCCTTCAGCCAAATATAGGGTGAATATTAACCAATATAATTAACTCAACGTCACATCAAATCTAGGTTGAATATCAGATTCATGGAGACAGAGAAAGCCCCAGAAGTTCATGGGAATCAGACAATTACAGAGGAGGAGAGGACCCGgaactgggggggtgggggggagtgttCTGGTCACTGTTAGCGACCTCCTAAGTGGCAGATTCTGGAGAGCCAGGACCTCTACTGCACCCGACACCTCTTGTTCGGTCTCCCTTGTTATTTCCTAATTGGAGAATTTCAGGTCTTGGAGGTTCTCCTCCCCAGGTTAAGCCTACCTTGGGAGCGCTAAAGGGTGCCAGCCAGTTAGCAGACCTCATTGTGTATGTAGTTCAATGGCCTTCATCTCGGAAGTAATTCCAGGATATAAAGGGTATAAAATAGGCAATAATAATTGCCCAAGAACTCTAATTTCATGACACATACCATTTTTTTTACACAACAAAAGCAGCTTGGCAGATTATTCATTTCTTCTGAATGGTTTattcaaagttaaaaataagttGAGAAGGGAACATTTTATTGTGGCAATCTTTAATTATCATAGCCATTTTCAGAGGCAAGGGCAAGGGAGCCAGACAAGAACACTATCTTGTCACTTGTCACCCAGAAACACTGCTCAGTACTCTGAGGCTTTGGTTAGTAATGATGTTAATGGTGTTATGATGCTAATGAGTAACGATGTTAATGACACGATTTCTGTGTTAAAAATTCCTTACCACTTATTACTAGTAGTATTATAATAATAGAAACATTACTAATATCTTTAAAATCCAGTCTATTATTAATTTCAAGCTCACAGTCACTCTTCAGTCTTGTAGGACAGTTACCATTATCCACACTTCACGATGGGGAACTGAGGAGAGCCATTGGGTGCAATACTCAGAACTCAAACTCCGGTCTTCTGACCACCAACCAAGCTTGTGCATTCTCCGGGAAGAGTACTGTCTTTTTTACATTCAAGACTGACCTGACCTGGTCCTTTGTATTACTCTACTGTCCCATGTACACAAGGATTTTGTCTTTTGATTATAagtaccatttatttatttatttttatagcattCACACAGTTCCTTGAACACAGTAAGTattcaataaatttttttaagagttaGGGGCATGGGGACTGCTGTCATAGGTTGGTTATCTTAGGTGGGACAGTGAGGAATTACATATAATTAACTGAGTTGTTTCTCCTTTAAGGGTTCCTAGTCTAATTAGCAGATATTGGTCAGGAGGCCAATTTATATTCTGATCACTGAGTTGTTAGCTCAAAATGTGGATGGATCTCAGTTTCCTTTATTAGAAATACAAAGATGGgagtatttgaaaatttaaagtaCAGTTGACAAAGTGTCTATATTTATGGTATACCACATGATGTCTTAATAAACTTACATACTGAAAATCAGTTAATCCAGATGTAATACTTTCCTAATAGAAAACCCTTTCACTTCTGgaattatattacattttctgAGTGGTTAATTTAATACATCAACTTGACTGGGTTAATGGAGGACTGGATAGGTAATAAAACAGTATTTCTGGATATGTCTGTAAGGCTGTTTATAGGAGAGATCGTGTTTGAATTGGTAGACTGTGTAAAGAAAATTGCCTTCTTCAGTGGGAGTGGGCACCATGACTGGCCTGGAAAAAACTAAAAGGTAGAGGAAGGAAAATCTGCTCAAGCTGGGGCATCTGTCTCATCAACTCTGTGAACATGGGCGCAGCTGGCTTGTTAATCACTCAAAGACTACCCAAACTGGTAATACTTATTCATTCCCATCCAGGCTGAAGGCACAACAAACTGCCAGCTTTTacatctttttgtgtgtgtgtgtgtgtgtttttttttcgagacagggtttctatgtgtagttttggtggatctgtcctggatctctctctgtagcccaggctggcctcgaactcacagagattcgcctggctctgcctcccgagtgctgggattaaaggcgtgcgccaccactacccagctgctTTTACaatatcttgtctcaaaaagtgcCCACGTCTCCAGTCATGTCCCAATCCTACAGACACCATTGACTCAAGGAACACAGAGGCTCGTAGACAGTGTATATCCCGTGACATCACCCGAAAGCAAACCTGATTGTCCCACCAAGCAACAAGGTCTTACCTAGGGCCATTTCTGTGGAACCAGAACTGAGATAACCGTCTAGGAGACCACAGGTATGCTTAATTATGCGTACTTCTTGCCCCTTGCCCTAATGTTCCAACCTCTACTTAAAGTGTACACCACGACCCCAAAGATGGACTTACTTCCATCATTCCAAAGTGGCCGTTTCGATTACAATCCTTCCCTGACTTTTCATCATTACTTTTGTCTGCTTCCCTTGGGGCAAGCGGCTGAGGATGGCACCCCCAGTCAGACCTCTTTTATAAAGGagtcacctcccccaccccctacagAAACTATGTTCTGTCTTGTTCTAAAAAGATAATGCAGCCTGACATAACTGCTTTGGTAGACAGTATTTGTTCTGGGAACGTATCTTTATGCTGCCTACTTTAGGTTGCAATATGTTTCTAACACCCACTTTTCAAGCTTTTAACgtggtattttaatttttcccttcaGTTTGTGTGTTAGGCCACCTGTACACTTCCTCTACACTTCCCcaaaggggagaaaagagaaaaaaaaaagtggtcctCCCTTCCTCCAAGGTTAAATGAATAGCCAGGTCCAGATTTGGGGGCTATTTTAGCATTACTGAACAGGTTTGCTTTCTAATTGGTCCCAAGTACTAATTGCAACCCTACATCAAATAGGAAAGATctcatttgaattttttctttccatcctctTATCTATCAGagactaacaaaacaaaacaacaacaacaaaaaaaaaaccagacgaCCTTCCTAGGACTCAGTTGCCCACCCAGAGCGCGTCAGGCAGGAAAGGACTGTCCTAATTCAATCAGCCCTTTTTCAGACAGCTGAGTCCACAGCCAGGTTCCCTGAAGCACTGTTTGTGCTCTCACTGTTGAAGACTCTGGAGTGGTCCTTGAGGAAGAGGTATACCTGTAGTTGATGGCTGTTCTGGAGTGGATGTTAAGCCCGAGGGTGAAAAGCCTTAGGTTTAAGAGGTCAGAACTAGGGCTAAAATATTTGgattccccctccccacctccgcTCTTGGTTAAGTTATGTAATTTTCCCGAAATTAAATTTCCTCGTTAGATGGAAGACGGTTAACACTACCCACCTCACGCGGCTGCTGTGGAGGCTCAAACACGTCTGCCTTTAAAAGCAGTGTTTACAGCAcgtttaacccccccccccccccgttaaaTATTAGCgatcaccccccccccgcccccctcccaaTTCCACATCCTGGGATGGTTGGAGAGGACGACGTCGGAGCATTTTTCCAGGGGTGTCCACACGGCCGTCTGTCGTTAAGTGGGAGGGGGAAGCAAGCATTCCTGTTTGCAGGGGCAGAAGGTGTGGACGCAGCAGGATGCACATCTGGGCAGGGATGCTCACCGGGCACGCGAAGGAGGGATGCTTACCAGCGCGCAGCCTTTCCTCGGAGGAGGCGGGGCCTTGACTGCTGGCTCCCCCGGTGGCTTTCACCGGGGTGGCTGCCCAGGTCCGACCCCGTTCCCCACTCACTGGGCTGGAGGCGCGGTGCGAGCGGGCGTCGTCGTCGGGTCCGGGAGGGAGGCTGGCCCACCCGGATTTCCGCAACTTTGGGCAGCACGGGAGAcaaaggcactttttttttttgggtaggggtggggggtgtccCCGCGGTGCGTCGCCGTGCAGCTCCCAGCCCCCTAGctgccttttttttgtttgtttgttcccaaCTTCCTCCTCCAGCGCCAGCATCCCTCCAAGTCCTCTCCCCTCTTTGTCTGGCCGCCCGTCTCGgccaggggaggggaagggaggggacggCGCCCACCATTCCCGGGAAAGGAAGCGAGCGGCAGGCGGAGGCAGAGCCGCCTTCACACgccccccacccacacccccgcACCGGCTCGCACGGCTCGCGCTCGCCCTCGGGCGACCGTCGCGGTCGAGCCTCGGCCCCTCGCCCCGGGTGTACACCCGCCCCCCCCCTTCCCGCTCCGACCCCCCAGCACGGAGGAGGGGCGCGGCCGAGGCAGGCGCCCTCTGATTGGCTGCGGGAGTCGGGGCGCCGCGCCGCTATTGGGCCGCGGGGCTGTCGGGCGCGCGAGCGCGCGGGGTGAGGAGGGGGCTCCCCCGCTGGAAGCTGCTGGAAACCGGgcggcccggcggcggcggcggcggcgtgagcgggcgggcgggcgggctgcgCGGGCGGGTGGGCGGGGCGCCACGCAGTGGGCGGGGCCGCCGCGAGGCTCCGCCCGCGGCCCCTCCCCGCGCGGCGGCTCCGACCGCGGGCGGCCGAGGGGCGGGCGCGCCGCTGCATCCCCATCCTCGGCGTAGCTCGGCGGCACAGGGCGAGCGA
Proteins encoded in this region:
- the LOC143270116 gene encoding uncharacterized protein LOC143270116, with the translated sequence MAGPRRCARPSARPPVRPCARAPVRPPARPLARSLAPASRRSLALCRRATPRMGMQRRARPSAARGRSRRAGRGRGRSLAAAPPTAWRPAHPPAQPAPNQRAPASAAPLLRAGGSEREGGGRVYTRGEGPRLDRDGRPRASASRASRCGGVGGGRVKAALPPPAARFLSREWWAPSPPFPSPGRDGRPDKEGRGLGGMLALEEEVGNKQTKKRQLGGWELHGDAPRGHPPPLPKKKKCLCLPCCPKLRKSGWASLPPGPDDDARSHRASSPVSGERGRTWAATPVKATGGASSQGPASSEERLRAVIFREAVDSAVYVMFIPGARCQDRSQKPRLIASSNSLLMENVSSYWSLDASERALKIVPFGVVEVSSKDRLEDK